DNA from Fusarium musae strain F31 chromosome 7, whole genome shotgun sequence:
AGTCGAAAGAGAGGGGAGAAGTCAACAGGAACGAGACTCCATCCCAAAGCTTCTGCTTTGACGAGAGCCTTTTCGTACGCTGGATAATGATCATCTCGACCGAACCAGTCTAGAGAGGCACATATCGCGAGAGAGGGCCTAGTGAGACTTGCTGAGCCCCCGAATTCGTCATAAGGGGCATTTTCAGGGTTAGGTCGCGCTCGAGAATATGGGTCTTGGACATCGTATCCTTCGGCGACAGATAAGACGGTCTCTGCATCGCTAACTGTAAGAGTGAATATGGACACACAATCGAGAGTCTTGCATGCAGGAAGTACGCCACGAGCACTCAAAGCACCACGGGTCGGCTTTAACCCCACGATGTTGTTAAAACCGGCCGGAACTCGACCAGAACCAGCTGTGTCTGTACCAAGAGAGAAGGGCACTATACCACGACCGACAACGACAGCACTTCCAGAGCTGGAACCTCCGCTGACACGACTGGGGTCGAAGGAGTTTGGTACAGCACCATATGGCGATCTTGTACCGACTAAGCCAGTAGCGAATTGGTCGAGGTTCGTCTTTCCGATAAGGATCGCACCAGCGGCTTTAAGCTTCGCGATCACTGTGGCATCTGAAGTAGCTGGTGTAGAACTGAATGTTGGACATGCAGCGGTGGTGACGAAGCCTTCAGCATCGATGTTGTCTTTTGCAGCGAAGGGGACTCCATACAGGGGGAGGGATGTGGGGTCAGAGGTCAAGGTCTGAAGGGCTGTCCATTGGGCTTTGATCTGCTCAGGAGAAGCTAGCGAGATCCAGGCTTTGGTTGTAGGATTAGCTGCTCTCTCGGATGAAACGAGGGAGAGGAGTCGGTCGAGGCCATCTCCACGAATTTGGGCAGACTTCCACTGAGAGATCGTCAAAGGGGATGCACTGCCGTTTGGAAGATTTTCCATGGCAGTATCAATTCCAGTCATAATATCAGGGGGATGAAAGAGCAAGATATCCAATGGAGGCTAGATGGGTTTGTGTACACGAGGTAAGACGAGACTGCTGTTTATCGAAGTAGCTCTTGCACAACCAAACGTcaatatttatactaatttCTCCAACAGACTCAAGTCGGATGAGCCTGGAGGTAACACTGCGGAATCGTCTCAACGGGTTCGAATTTCCTTGTTTCGTAAACTTGCATAGCCTCGAGGATCACGCAGCCCAACGATTTCATGTTCACTGATAACACAACAGCACCTCTTTGATCAAGAGGGAGAACTTGCCGAAGGCCCGGCGGCCAAACGCTGAAGCCTGGCTGTACGGTATTATACAAATTGAGTGCTGGACTTGCACGTGGAAGAGCGTGAGAAGGAGTTCAAGGTCGAGTCTGGGGGTTGAGATTATGTGGAAAATTACGCTATCGCCGAGTCTAAGCCGTTTACAAGTCCGTTCTTCGGCCGTCTTGTTTCCGGACGTTTACCCCGTCTTCAGGTGCGGGAATAACAGGCAAGTCAATAACTTTCAATTCATTTGATCAACATATTTTTCGAGTCACTTGAAGTTGAATTCTTTACTAATTTTGTTTGTTTCATAGATCGTCAGCTCGAAGTCCACGATAAGAAGACCCAGAAATAGTTGGGCCAATCATGGAACTCGCCGGCGGCTAAAGTGGCTGTCAACCTGGTCCACGATGGACTATCTGTTTTGGCCGGCGGCGAGATCGTCTATTACCAGTCAACTTACTCGAAAAGGATATATCGTTTCGAAGAGTTGATGCATGTCTGAGGCAAGGGAAGCAAGGAACAATGTAGATGTGAGCTCGTGATTGAGACATGGCTTATGCCATTGGATCCTCGGCTTGCGGGTTTAGAGTGGAGGGACTTTTGTTGCATTGCGACAGATCGACATATGTTTCGACATCCTGTGTAGTTCACAGAATATGTACAGGAGTTGAAGTTATTCAGACATGGCTAAttcctctcctcaaccagATCAACTCGAGTCTCACAATGAACGTCCTACATGCCACCTCAGATCGGTATATCCGTTTCCCCGTATTTCCGACCCCGTGGGGCATTTCCCATCTCCGATGATTCCTTATCGTATTACGACCTTACCGTAGCAGGACGAACTGATAAGGCGCGGCCCCCGATGGCggatcatcaacaatggatggatggctgcTCACTATCACGCCGTACTGTACGCCCACGACACGACCTCGACTCCCGCTTCGTCAACTGGTCGGCCCACAACAGCCAGAAGATGGGCCCCTTGTCTCTTATCACAAGCCAGCCTCAGTCCTAGAACAGAACGCCTGCGTCCTGTGGGGTCATGTTCTCGCACCCGTTTCACGGCGCCGGCCCGTCTGATCTCTCCCAgtccggctccggctctgGCCGTCCTCTGATGGCAGCCACCGGCCCGTCTGCTGTCGgcaatagtaatagtaacgCCCGTGCGCGACCATGTGACACGTGCCGTGTTCGTAAGACGCGGTGTGTAAAGGAGGAGGGTCAGACGAGATGTGTTTTATGTACTTTTCACAACCAGCCTTGTACGTTCCTGCGTGGACCTACACCTCGTCAAAGGAGACAGAATCGGGAAAAGGAACGTGAGAAGCAGAGTGACGCTCGAGATGGGGATGAGAACCAGGGAAACTCTACGACTTCGCCTGTCGCGGGCTTTGAGACGGGGGCGTCTCCGTCGAGTCGACATGGCGATGCTGCGTCTACTCCCGCAAGTGTGGAAAGTAACCAACAGTTCACTCAGATGCAGCAGATGATGCCCTTTGAGGAGAACATGCCTGAACCGTCTCGACCTAGTATTCTCAGCAATACCCTCGGTCTAGACTTGAAGACGCATGCTGAGTATATCGGACCAACCGACTATCGTGACCCTGTTCTTCTCGACCTCCATCGCCCGAATCCGTTGAGCCAGGAGGCTCCGCCGCTGTCTACAACCTCTACGTTCGCTAGACGACTGGACTATCAGACTGTCTTCCTCGTTCATCCTGATGAATCAACTGCTTCCGAGAAGATGCGCATTGCAGATCTGGATGCCATCGAAGCGACTGTTCATCCTCTTGGCCGCACGCTGGTTGATCTTTACTTCCGAATTGTTCATCCCAGTTTTCCGATTTTGCATAAAGATGTATTCATCAGCAAGCACCGACTATCTCACCGACATTTCGCACCGTCTTTACTTGCTGCGGTGTATCTGGTAGCTCTCGATTGGCAACTATACGACAGTCAACTTGCAGGACGTGAAGTCGAATCTATCCCGGATCCAGCTGCCCTCGAGGAATTAGCTGAACGAACTATCAACCAGGATATGCGACGACCCAAGCTTAGTACGCTGGAAGCTGGGttacttcttctccaacgaAACCGAAAGATTGTCGAGTCTGGATCTCACACGCACCCAATGTCGAACCGCATGTTCACAGCTCAGATTGTCGCCATGGCTCAAGATCTGGGTATTCACATCGACTGTAGCTCTTGGTCAATACCCGCATGGGAAGTCGGTCTGCGACGACGGCTGGCTTGGGCTCTGTACATGCAAGATCGCTGGGGAGCGTGTGTTCACGGACGACCCTTTCTGATTCAAGACAACGACTGGGACGTTCGGCCTTGCACGGCACCAGATTATCCCGAACTCGGTCAGATGGATCCTGAAGCGAACCCGGATCATACTTCACCTATCATTGTTGGATGGGACTTGTTCATTCGTCACATTGAGTTGACGCAGATTCTGAGTGATGTAATTCGCACATTCTACAGCGCTGCAGCCACTCGAGTTGGAGGGACATTAGATCAGATGGgcgttgttgctgctgttgaattGGCCAAACCTCTGGTCTTTCGTCTTCGAGAGTGGCATGCAAATCTACCAGCTCGACTTCAATTGCAGAATACTCAGCTCAGAGAATTATGTGCCAATGGAGCTCTTCATCTCGCCCATGCAGCAGTAGAAATCGCACTCCATCGTGCTTTGGTCCGAATCACAACACCAGACACACCTGCGTCTCTTTACGAAGTTTTACGATCAACAGCTCGAGCCAAACTTCAATCAGCGATTGAACTGCTAGGATCCCTACGTCCTGAGCACACTGCTGCATTCTGGGGAAGCGCCGCAGCGTATCAAGCAGCCGAGATAGGATCTCTGGCCGGTCTACTCTGGGCTACAGCAGACTCATTCGATGAGATGGCATGGTGTGCATCTCGAGTCGACGAGCTTAGATGGGCATTGAGAGTCCGTGGTGCAGCGGCACCCTTTGCTAGAGAAGCATTGAGACTTCTTGAGCGTGATATTGGTGGTCTCGGTATGGTCAAGACTGCCAATGACAGCATCTCATGAAGAATGAGCCAACTTACAAAAGGACCAAGCCACAATGGAATCTGAATCAATAATGACGCTATCGATTGTGTGGCTCAACTAACTAAAACACGAAGCAAACACGAAAGTTGGTACCAGAGACTACATGTCTATGACATCACCTGTGCGACACTCAACGCGACGCGTCCACCACTTTCCGTGAACCTTGCCATTTCCCAGCATTTTGActcttgacatcaacaatCTGTCAATTCTTCAATTATATTGTTCAAAAGACCATTAACCACTTAAAATGTCTGATTCAAAGCACCAAGACGtcgacaacaccagcaaTGGCGAGGAACAGGTCTCAACTGGCGAGAAGCACCAGATTCAGCATGACTCTCCTGATGCGAAGCGCACCAAAAAAGAGGCTGGTCAGACGACTCTTGATGATGTAGTGGTCATTTCGGATGATTCGAAGGACAATGACAGCGCTGCGGAGAAAGAAGACGacaccaaggccaagtctgacaagaaggaggaaaCCAATGGCGAAGAGCCCAAGCCGGATGACAAGAAAGAGGCCAATGGCAAAGACTCTGAGACCAATGGAAAGCAGGAGACCAACGGAAAGGATGCTGTACAGCCTTCAGAGGAGCCCGACGTCCCTTCAAGCATCCTCGAAAAGGGCATCATCTACTTCTTCATCCGTGGTCGCGTCAATCTCGAAGACCCCGAGAGCGTCGATGACATTGCTCGTTCCTTCATCATGCTCCGACCCATCGAAAAAGACGCTCGTCTCGGTGACGGTCCCATTGCTGACTCCGGCAACACTCGCATCCTCGCACTCCCCAAAAAGACGCTTCCCGAGAGTGGAAAAGAGCGCTACATGGTATTCGTCGAAAAGTCTGGCGTCTCGTATGAAGAGATTAAGAAGGAGTTCTTGTCCGCAGACGAGTATGAAACCAAGACTGCTGGTACACGTCGTACACCGCCTGCTAAGCCTGTTGGTGAGGGCGTGTATGCCATTACATCGACTGGTCGAGAGAGCCATCTGGCTTATTTGACGACGCTGCCTgaaaagcttgaggaggtccAGAAGGAATTGGGActgaaggagaagggaagcttcatcatcagcaccaagaacCCACAGTATCCAGGACCTCAGAACGCTCAATTACCTCAGGGGCCTGACTTTCCCAAGGAGTCAGTATCACCACCTTTTATCGCGACAATTGCTAACATGGACAGAATCATTGATGAGTTCCGCTCTCTGCGCTGGCTTCCCTCCAAGCCCTCCCACTTTGACTACCCCAACGCTCAAATCCTTCTCATCGGTGAATCAGATGGtattgagaaggctgttgagcCTCAGAAGAAGGATCAGAAGGATGGAAAGGAGGAGCCTGAGACGGTGCTTGAGCAtcttgaggatgacgatgtgaAGCGCATGAAGCATCTTGGTGATGACCAGTCTGCAGCTATCTATGCGGACTTGCACGTCCAGGCTAAGGATTATCCCAAGATGCAGACGACCTTTTAAGTGGTGATGGGATATGTTATCGTAGGTATGGTCATGTATATCGAAAGGGGTAGTGTTAGTTGTGCCCATCTATGAAGAAACGAAGAGTAAAGATGTTTCCAAATATTAAGTACAAGCTCACTGTGACGTTGCTGCATTGCACCCTTGTGCTGAGATTTGCTATAGACAGGACTTCATCCTGGGgtctcttcttgttccaaTACTGCCGTGTCTTATCCCTAAACCTTTCCAGATCATTTTTGGCTCATCAACTACCTCCCATAAGCATGACACAGTCAGGGGAGGGAGGTGGTCTAAATATCTACTAGGTTTACCTAAAGCGCTTCATCGTTTAGATTAGacatcctaaacttaggttTATTGCCTATAACCACTTTAGCAATCCCTACCGCGGCAACGACACAAGATCTCCTGTCTCTCATCACAATGAAACATTGTGTGAACGTGGAGGATTTGCGTGCcgttttggtgttttgaaCTTTACGAGGCATTATACGCAGAATGAGAATCGGTTTGTGGGCAAGGGGATGCAATAAAAACTTGGGACCTCTatcctaagtgacaaaaagctTTGGGTAaatttaggtaaatttagcaGAGTTTTAGAAGATCTTAGACTAAATATTTTTAGTACTTCAGTTTAACGTCAGAAGTCTTCTTACACCCTGAGGAAGGGGAGGACATCAGCTGAACCAGCATTATCTTGATGACATGTTAAATTTGGATAAGACGCTTCGGAGGGCGAGGGATGCTACGGAGGGAGACTTTATGCATAGAAAGGTTCGTGTGAGAAAGGATGGTACTATGAAAGTGACCACCAAGGCGGAACTACCGGCGGGTTGTATCGTTACGGAGGATGAGGGGTCGAAGAATGGGGTTATGAAGCCAGGTGAAGTTCCTAGGATGGGAGGTCTGAGTAGACTGTGGACGTATCG
Protein-coding regions in this window:
- a CDS encoding hypothetical protein (EggNog:ENOG41) gives rise to the protein MFSHPFHGAGPSDLSQSGSGSGRPLMAATGPSAVGNSNSNARARPCDTCRVRKTRCVKEEGQTRCVLCTFHNQPCTFLRGPTPRQRRQNREKEREKQSDARDGDENQGNSTTSPVAGFETGASPSSRHGDAASTPASVESNQQFTQMQQMMPFEENMPEPSRPSILSNTLGLDLKTHAEYIGPTDYRDPVLLDLHRPNPLSQEAPPLSTTSTFARRLDYQTVFLVHPDESTASEKMRIADLDAIEATVHPLGRTLVDLYFRIVHPSFPILHKDVFISKHRLSHRHFAPSLLAAVYLVALDWQLYDSQLAGREVESIPDPAALEELAERTINQDMRRPKLSTLEAGLLLLQRNRKIVESGSHTHPMSNRMFTAQIVAMAQDLGIHIDCSSWSIPAWEVGLRRRLAWALYMQDRWGACVHGRPFLIQDNDWDVRPCTAPDYPELGQMDPEANPDHTSPIIVGWDLFIRHIELTQILSDVIRTFYSAAATRVGGTLDQMGVVAAVELAKPLVFRLREWHANLPARLQLQNTQLRELCANGALHLAHAAVEIALHRALVRITTPDTPASLYEVLRSTARAKLQSAIELLGSLRPEHTAAFWGSAAAYQAAEIGSLAGLLWATADSFDEMAWCASRVDELRWALRVRGAAAPFAREALRLLERDIGGLGMVKTANDSIS
- a CDS encoding hypothetical protein (EggNog:ENOG41), whose product is MSDSKHQDVDNTSNGEEQVSTGEKHQIQHDSPDAKRTKKEAGQTTLDDVVVISDDSKDNDSAAEKEDDTKAKSDKKEETNGEEPKPDDKKEANGKDSETNGKQETNGKDAVQPSEEPDVPSSILEKGIIYFFIRGRVNLEDPESVDDIARSFIMLRPIEKDARLGDGPIADSGNTRILALPKKTLPESGKERYMVFVEKSGVSYEEIKKEFLSADEYETKTAGTRRTPPAKPVGEGVYAITSTGRESHLAYLTTLPEKLEEVQKELGLKEKGSFIISTKNPQYPGPQNAQLPQGPDFPKESVSPPFIATIANMDRIIDEFRSLRWLPSKPSHFDYPNAQILLIGESDGIEKAVEPQKKDQKDGKEEPETVLEHLEDDDVKRMKHLGDDQSAAIYADLHVQAKDYPKMQTTF